From one Brachypodium distachyon strain Bd21 chromosome 4, Brachypodium_distachyon_v3.0, whole genome shotgun sequence genomic stretch:
- the LOC100840268 gene encoding protein JINGUBANG, producing MGNRKKLLQFLRPDPAVAAAKSPSISSSSCSDDEDNDDALSPLPSPMATPSSTQTSATASPYAASPWINLPGLRAGAGDNTPDLKTTTGLLGSLVKPDGHVYSLAASGDLLYTGTDSKNVRVWRDHRESSAAGFRCGSGLVKAIVVSPSDGRIFTGHQDGKIRVWLPNSSSDNNNNSFIQHKRVGSLPRLGDYLRSSVMPSRYVETGRRRKSCVWLRHFDAVSCLSLDAAAGVLYSGSWDRSFKAWRVSDSRCLESMVHAHDDAVNAVAVAGFDALVFTGSADGSVKVWRREHLEEVARKKKKKKKGGKTTRHVMERVLRKGDSAVNGIAVCVEARVVYVGSSDGAVTHWQWRRGGDGGAPPRNGGVLRGHGNMAVLCVAVAGGRVVASGGADRTVCVWRRDEGAQHSKIAVLKGHTGPVKCVAMDLELEDEDRGHGDGDGYRRWVVYSGSLDGSVKVWRVSDAPDASTTPTPARAWNGSPSPPLAGAWTPSSRLRG from the coding sequence ATGGGGAATCGCAAGAAGTTGCTGCAGTTTCTACGGCCGGacccggcggtggcggcggccaagTCGCCGTccatttcttcctcctcctgctccgacgacgaagacaacgacgacgcgctctcgccgctgccgtcccCGATGGCAACGCCCAGCAGCACGCAGACCTCAGCCACGGCGTCGCCCTACGCCGCCTCGCCATGGATAAACCTCCCCGGcctccgcgccggcgccggcgacaaCACGCCGGACCTGAAGACGACGACGGGGCTGCTCGGCTCCCTGGTGAAGCCAGACGGCCACGTGTACTCGCTGGCCGCGTCCGGGGACCTCCTCTACACGGGCACCGACTCCAAGAACGTCCGCGTCTGGCGCGACCACCGCGAGTCGTCCGCCGCCGGGTTCCGCTGCGGCAGCGGGCTGGTAAAGGCCATCGTCGTCTCCCCCTCCGACGGCCGCATCTTCACCGGCCACCAGGACGGCAAGATCCGCGTCTGGCTCCCCAATTCCTCTTccgacaacaacaacaacagcttcatcCAGCACAAGCGGGTGGGCTCGCTCCCGAGGCTGGGCGACTACCTGCGGAGCTCCGTGATGCCGTCGCGGTACGTGGAGAccggccggaggaggaagagctgCGTCTGGCTCAGGCACTTCGACGCCGTGTCGTGCCTGTccctggacgccgccgccggggtgCTGTATTCCGGGTCGTGGGACCGGAGCTTCAAGGCCTGGAGAGTCTCCGACTCGCGGTGCCTCGAGTCCATGGTGCACGCCCACGACGACGCGGTGAACGCCGTGGCTGTTGCGGGCTTCGACGCGCTCGTGTTCACCGGCTCCGCCGACGGGTCCGTCAAGGTCTGGCGCCGGGAGCACCTCGAAGAAgtcgcgaggaagaagaagaagaagaagaagggggggAAGACGACGAGGCACGTGATGGAGCGCGTGCTGAGGAAGGGGGACAGCGCCGTGAACGGCATCGCGGTGTGCGTCGAGGCGAGGGTGGTGTACGTGGGGTCCTCGGACGGCGCCGTGACCCACTGGCAatggcgccgcggcggagacggcggcgccccGCCGAGGAACGGCGGCGTGCTTCGCGGCCATGGGAACATGGCGGTGCTGtgcgtggccgtggccggcggGCGCGTggtggcgagcggcggcgcggacagGACCGTCTGCGTGTGGCGGCGCGACGAGGGCGCGCAGCATAGCAAGATCGCCGTGCTCAAGGGGCACACGGGGCCCGTCAAGTGCGTCGCCATGGACCTCGAGCTCGAGGACGAGGaccgcggccatggcgatggCGACGGGTACCGGCGGTGGGTGGTGTACAGCGGCAGCCTCGACGGGTCCGTCAAGGTGTGGCGCGTGTCCGACGCGCCGGACGCGAGcacgacgccgacgccggcgcgcgcATGGAACGgatcaccgtcgccgccgctggcggGCGCGTGGACGCCGTCCTCGCGGCTTCGGGGATGA